The genomic stretch GTATGTTGACAAAAAAGGCCAAGTGAACGAGCCATTTATTAGTCTTGTTCGTGTTAGTAATACATTTGCAAAGTCGTTGAAAGAAGCAGTACTTTCTTTGTTAATGAAACACTCATTAAGTCCATCCAAAATATGTGGACAAGGCTATGATGGGGCTAGTAATATGCAGGGAAAGATGAATGGCCTTAAAGCTTTAATTTTACAAGAAACTCCATAGGCATATTCTGTTTATTGTTTTGCACATCAATTACAATTGACGCTTGTAGCTGTTGCTAAAAAACACAAGGAGGTTGAGACTTTCTTTGCTATTGTTACTAACGTGTTGAATATAATTGGAGTTTCTTTTAAGTGTAGAGATCAACTTCGGGATCATCAAGCAGAATTGTTGGAGCAATTATTAGAGAGTGGTGAAGTTCAAAGTGGGAAAGGATTAAATCAAGAGCGGGGGCTTCAAAAGCCAGGTGACACTCGTTGGGGATCACATTGTAAAACATTGGATaactttgttattttatttttttctattgttCATGTGCTTGGGGTGATTGAATGTGAAGGTGATGTTAATGATAGGTTGCAAGCAGAAGCTTTTTCGAGTAAAATTAAAGCATTTGAATTTGTTATCTTGCTTCACTTAATGTTGAAAGTGTTGATAATGTCAAACGAGCTGAGCAAAGCATTACAGAAGAAAAATCAAGATATTGTCAATGCCATGGTATTTTTGATATCACAAAGGAAAGGTTGCAAGAAATGAGAGATAAAGGATGGGAACCATTGATGGATGAAGTATATTTATTTTGTGCAAAACATGATATTTTGGTGCCCAAGATGGAAGAATTCTATATTCCTGGAAAATCGAAGCGTAGGCCTTCTAGTGTTACTTATTCACGTTACTTACGTGTTGAGCTTTTTTATGCTGTGATTGATTTGCAACTTCTGGAGCTTAATAGTCGTTTTGATGTTGTGAGTAGTAACCTGCTTCTTGGTATGGCTAGCTTGAATCCGGCTAACTCATTTGCTAATTTTGATAAGGAAAGAATAATGACATTGGCCAAGCATTATCCCGATGAGTTTGGTGAATTGAAGCTTCGAGATCTTAGTCGCCAACTTGACACTTTCATATGGCATATGCAACATGGTGACCCTATGTTCTCTGATTTGAAAGGAATTGGTGATTTGGCGAAAGCATTGGTTGAGACAAATCTTGTGGAGACTTATTCACTTGTTTATTTGCTTGTGAAGTTGACTTTAATTTTACCTGTCACAACTGCAACGGTGGAAAGAGCATTCTCATCTATGAAGTACATCAAAGATGAAATGCATAGTAGTATTGGTGATGCATTTTTAAATGATTGTTTAGTTTGTTACTTTGAGAAGGAAGTGTTTGTAAATATAAGCAATGATGCTATTATTGACAGTTTTCAAAATATGAAAACGCGTCGAGTTCAACTATGAGTGGACAATATACTTTTGTTATATTAGTATCAAGTTAATGGTATTTGATAATATtgatatttttattttgatgataaATTATCATAGTCATATCAAAGAGTTACACCCGAACTTTATTGTTGGTGATTGGTATACTAAAAACAATGGTGCCCCCGTAAAGCTtaaatcctgggtccgcctctgattagttatgcttgcattggttatgctgacatatttcttatccattgtttggtttgatgtattaaagcattgcacaatttctaaaagaattgtttgtttacaaaaatgccctcaaaaccagtccatcactctaactttttaaaagaaacatatgttgagaaatgtttttatatgaaaatgttttaaaaaaattatttgatttgtctacgtatattgtaatatagaaccaaatatttatttataaaaaaagaaatatgctaagtatttatttatttactagagatataattttatttctcgctatttggattattttatacttgcattaatatattaactagcatattttaatcaagcataaattttgaaggccaattttgtctttaactaagctaatgcatgcattaaaacccatTGCATTGTTAATATcattgttttctatgcattagttatgcataggataataccaaataggatgtgTAACTAATgtctgcataactaatgcatatgtTTAAAATATCTACCAAACAagatattattaatacacaaagttAAATCATGCATCATTTTATCTAATGCattctaccaaacgaccccttaatgtGTTGGACACGAATTATGGGTTTAATTTTAACATGTTAAAACGTCcttgtttttttgttttcttcagCTAGAAAGTTCAAATGGTCATGATTTGGTTATCATAAGCATTTGAAGTTTTGGTTTTAAATCTCCCAAAAATTAGGTTAATTCTATAAACAAATGcatgtttgaattttttttgaataaatATGGCCAAACGTCTACTCAGTTAGCGGCCCAGAAGCTCACGTGAGATGGAAATGCGTGCGTGATTAGACAGTTATCAATCCGTTGGTCGTGGACTTGCTGGACTTTGTTACACAGCGTCCAGAAACCTAAATAATGgtattttggactcaaaataccttTATACagttaaaaataattatatttctaactaaaatGCAATATAATATTGCATTTTAGTTTAACGAAAAATTAGCCGTTAATGTAAAACGTAATATAATAAtgcattttaattaataattCATTTTTAATGTAAAACATAGAAAACatagtattatactgcattttcctATTAAATTATAAAGTCCATCTTCTTCCCACGACAGAAACCCACTGGTTCAAATTAAAAAAACCCCCCTTCAGCGGTTCCCCctcgttttaaaaaaaaatcgattgggccccacccgtcacaTAAAAAGTGAAGAGTGTAGGTCCCGCATACAACCCAAGCCTTCGATTGTTGTGGATTCTTTGTTTCGGgctcaaaattttaaatttttgacatttccaaaaatataaatcgaggtattccaatttagtttatgtcgaaactcgtataattatgcatatttattttcttaaatgtgtttccacgttgatttgtgttatgtttgcgattaaatttgtatgttatttttaccCAGATTAAACTATTagtgtttaaaaaaaatagttaaaagttgagaaataatttttattgttaataAATTTGTTCATAAAtatcttttactattttatatgtAATTTTGTGAATGTTATGTTTATatatttgttgtttttatttaatttagattatttatttacttaaaaGAATAgtggccttttagcgtagtagaatatagagccttatagcgtagtaaaatatagagacTTTTAacatagtaaaatatagagccttttagcgtagagtctctgTAGTTTAAATATCTAATAactacaaactctatccaattacactttacaaaaattaattatttaatttataaaataaacttacagaactaacaaattaatatatgttgtcaaaTTAAATATCGAGCGTGGAACTCATAGTTATATACCatgtccaattaaaaattaattatttaatttataaaactaacaaaattttaaaaatattaaaattgacacacataatcaaattaaataattaaatattaattattataacacaaataaaattctaaaaatattgaaattgacacacataagaattcaggatagcttggtgctactgggcttcaaatatcgagcctggaacccatagttATATACTCTGTCCTATTAAATACTAAacattaattattataacacaaacaaaattctaaaaatattgaaattgacatacataagaattcaggatagcttggtgctactaagccttaaatatcgagtctggaacccatagTTATATACTCTGTcctattaaataataaatattaattattataacacaaacaaaattctaaaaatattgaaattgacacacataagaattcaagagagcttggtgctactgggcctcaaatatcgagcctggaactcatAGTTATATACTCTGTCCTATTAACTAATAAacattaattattataacacaaacaaaattctaaaaatattgaaattgacacacataagaattcagaatagcttggtgctactgggcctcaaatattgaGCTTGGAACCCATAGTTATATACTCTGTCCTATTAAATAATAAacattaattattataacacaaacaaaattctaaaaatattgaaattgacacacataagaatttatgatagcttggtgctattgggcctcaaatatcgagcctggaacccattgTTATATACTCTGtcctattaaataattaaatattaattattataacacaaatacacaattaatattgtttaatttacagtagacgacatggacttaCTGCATGTGCATCCTGGACTAGCCTCGGATCAGATATTAGTATTACAAGGCGACCATAGGTCCGCCTACGTATGGGAGGGACATCTATTGGATCAGACTCTCTGCGCCAGGAGACCGGACGACTTGTGGGACTTTTTGAGGCATAGAGATTTCCATCCCTGCGTAGTCCATCACCTGCGTGCTACGAGCTTCCTTAGGATTTTTGAGATTGGGCGACTGCAGCTCGACTGGTCTCTCATCACGGCGttgatagagcggtggcgaccggagagcATACTTTTCACCTGCCCACTAGAGAGGCCACCATTACACttcaggatgttcaggttttataTGGGTTGCGTGTTGATGGACTGACCATTGCACTACCCCAGTATATGAGAGCTATGACGCGTGCCCAGTATTTGGATTTGTTGGGGCAGTATACTGGTTTCAGGCCACAAGGTGAGGCTACAGCTAGAGGGGAAGTCACATTTCTGTGACAGTTATCAGACAACATATGGAGGTATTGCACCCGAACATTATAGATGATCTCCATATTCACCGGTACACGAGGTTGGTGATCGCTtcaaactccacactactaaaaagtaggaagagagggtcacaatatcttttacccgatatgagagtcgggatcgattttcacagggagctaggaatggagtcgagtatctatctagactagaagtgtgtatttgttccaaatgttatttccatacatttttgggtttttggattataaactactattaccaagccattaattgaaactagattatgctacgagataattgttaagttgtatctaatgggaagaaggacactagggtcgtgacattacctaggtggctaattgacgggtagaagtTACTAAaattcgattgacataattggggcttatgctataaccgttgcacaattttacccactcttacacctctcggtagagagagtgattttgcctaattgactctctcgaaaccaaacgggtaggcaaattagctcaagcaactagggttcaagtgggataattactctctcgaggtttaaccctttaattgagactatcaattctcttgagttcatcccaattccttgttgggtcaattttggagacttgggctctctttctcaagaagatccaagtctcttagcacaaaccagtgtttgcaaccaccaattcatagattaaaccataaaattgatccaaataacaaacacccatagtcaatctaacaatagatgacaacactcatcaattacccatactagggttgagccacaaccctagctaatggatttaactactcatgcttgaagaagaaaatagagaaatagatgaagaacaaggcatattaattaaatgctaaatgaaaatacaagaatctatcgttaacttgaagctaagatgccaaaaatggctacagatgaagttcccacgagcgcagctaagtCCTGGATATATCTAATGACCTAAAAATGATAaattgttctatttatactaggctggaaaactgaacaaaaatacccctacaggGTCAGCGCAGGCCGCGTAAAATGGACCGCAGCcgcgctaggctcttggactttaATTCTGGGTTCTCTGACTTGGGCTCCACGGATCGCATAAATGGACCACGGCTGCGGAGGCAGCTGTCGCGGTCCGCACAGCAATGACCACGGACCACGTTAGCATTTTCCATCTCTCTAAATATCTCTTTCGTGGACCGCACAAGAAGGCATTGCGGCCGTggaaccttcaccgcggaccgtgcACTGTGGACTGCGGCCACGTTGCCTGAGGCCTTGTTTTTGTCATCTCTCTGAATATCTCTattgcgaaccgcacaaaaaggCAGTGCGGCCTCGAAACTTTCACCGTGGGTCGTGCAGTGTGGACTGCGACTGCGTTGCTTGAAGCCTGATCTTGCCATCTCCCTGAATCACCTAGTACAACCGCAttttattttgtgcggtccgcactaggcttgtttgccctcagtttactttgtctttgatacttgagtaggtttcactctgtttgagccgatctttgacatttcgtcactttgtcaatcaaacctgcaatcaagcacaacttatgagccttttgggactattttgtaatgaTTTATAATCAAAACATAAACAAGAAGGAGCATAAAACTCGTTAAAATCTCTACTTATCAGTTGGCATTGTTCCTTCTTTTTGGGGGTGTCTTGTTCTCGAACATTTCAGGAAATCTAGTGAGTCTGCGCTTTCTACATCATCTTCAACAGCTAGATGAGTTACCCCAGTACAGCTGGGGTGATGCTGTTCTCGCTTACCTGTACAGGAGTATGTGCCAGGC from Nicotiana sylvestris chromosome 12, ASM39365v2, whole genome shotgun sequence encodes the following:
- the LOC138883826 gene encoding uncharacterized protein, which encodes MEAQMTLSQKPALRLGIKQPKDLIYMLVKFLLNFGLPFRGHDESESIKNKGLFLGLLEWLGNRLPDVDRVILKHAPKNDMMTSPKIQKDIVSACAQETVKAIIDDFDGDYFEILVDESKDISHHEQMALALRYVDKKGQVNEPFISLVRVSNTFAKSLKEAVLSLLMKHSLSPSKICGQGYDGATVAKKHKEVETFFAIVTNVLNIIGVSFKCRDQLRDHQAELLEQLLESGEVQSGKGLNQERGLQKPGCKQKLFRVKLKHLNLLSCFT
- the LOC104237627 gene encoding uncharacterized protein; amino-acid sequence: MRDKGWEPLMDEVYLFCAKHDILVPKMEEFYIPGKSKRRPSSVTYSRYLRVELFYAVIDLQLLELNSRFDVVSSNLLLGMASLNPANSFANFDKERIMTLAKHYPDEFGELKLRDLSRQLDTFIWHMQHGDPMFSDLKGIGDLAKALVETNLVETYSLVYLLVKLTLILPVTTATVERAFSSMKYIKDEMHSSIGDAFLNDCLVCYFEKEVFVNISNDAIIDSFQNMKTRRVQL